One stretch of Roseibium sp. HPY-6 DNA includes these proteins:
- a CDS encoding PLP-dependent aminotransferase family protein, whose product MKLAERRKWVMDDIKRRITSRTIASGDKLPSIRSCAARLDVSPSTVVEAYDLLAAEGLIHARRGAGFFVADKPQPFAVAETGPQLEREIDPLWVARQSLDTGEDVPKPGCGWLPADWMPVASLRKAMRSMATADIDILTNYGSARGDAKLRRLLSQRLYDQGVAVGPDQVLLTGSGSQALDLVCRMLLSPGDTVLVDDPCYFNFQALLRAHQISIRSVPYTRTGPDLAKFEQALKEHRPRLYLTNSALHNPTGATISAPIAHRVLSLAEAHDLVVVEDDIFAEFEPELSPRLAALDGLDRVLRVGSFSKTLSAACRCGYIAARTDWIEALTDMQVATNFSGPSPMVAGLLHAVLTDGSYRKHMESLKARLVSRRDEVIDRLGALGISPWVMPRGGFLVWCELPDGHNATEVARAALQKGLVLAPGNVFSAALDKETFMRFNVSQMQDPMCFEILADLVGNARQ is encoded by the coding sequence ATGAAGCTGGCCGAACGTCGCAAATGGGTCATGGACGACATCAAGCGCCGGATCACGTCCCGGACGATCGCCTCAGGAGACAAGTTGCCGTCCATTCGCAGTTGTGCGGCGCGACTTGACGTTTCCCCTTCAACCGTTGTGGAGGCCTACGATCTACTGGCCGCGGAAGGTTTGATCCATGCGCGTCGCGGTGCCGGGTTTTTCGTTGCCGACAAGCCGCAACCCTTTGCGGTCGCGGAAACAGGTCCCCAGCTGGAACGCGAGATAGACCCATTGTGGGTGGCGCGGCAGTCGCTCGACACAGGCGAAGATGTTCCCAAGCCGGGATGCGGCTGGCTTCCTGCCGACTGGATGCCTGTTGCCAGCTTGCGCAAGGCGATGCGGTCAATGGCAACAGCAGATATCGACATCCTGACAAACTATGGCAGCGCAAGGGGAGATGCGAAGTTGCGCCGCCTTCTGTCTCAGCGGCTTTACGACCAGGGTGTCGCTGTCGGCCCGGACCAGGTTCTTCTGACTGGTTCCGGTTCACAGGCGCTGGATCTTGTCTGCCGCATGCTGCTTAGTCCCGGGGACACGGTTCTTGTCGATGATCCTTGCTACTTCAATTTCCAGGCGCTGCTGCGTGCGCACCAGATATCGATAAGGAGCGTGCCTTATACGCGCACCGGACCTGATCTGGCAAAATTCGAACAAGCTCTGAAAGAGCATCGCCCGCGCCTCTATCTGACCAACTCGGCCCTTCACAACCCAACGGGAGCGACGATTTCCGCGCCCATCGCGCACCGCGTGTTGTCGCTTGCCGAAGCGCATGATCTTGTAGTGGTCGAGGATGATATCTTCGCCGAGTTTGAACCGGAGCTTTCTCCACGTCTTGCTGCACTGGACGGATTGGATCGTGTTCTGAGGGTCGGCAGTTTCTCAAAGACACTCTCGGCCGCCTGCAGGTGCGGTTACATCGCCGCGCGAACCGACTGGATCGAGGCACTCACCGACATGCAGGTTGCCACCAATTTCAGCGGTCCCAGCCCCATGGTAGCCGGCCTTCTTCACGCTGTTCTGACCGACGGCAGTTACCGCAAGCACATGGAATCTCTGAAAGCCCGGCTGGTCTCCAGACGCGATGAAGTCATCGACCGCCTCGGTGCGCTCGGTATTTCACCATGGGTCATGCCACGGGGTGGCTTCCTTGTCTGGTGTGAGCTTCCGGACGGGCACAACGCAACGGAGGTGGCCCGTGCGGCCCTCCAAAAAGGGTTGGTGCTTGCGCCAGGAAACGTCTTTTCCGCAGCGCTGGACAAGGAGACATTCATGCGCTTCAACGTCAGCCAGATGCAGGACCCGATGTGCTTTGAAATTCTCGCAGACCTCGTCGGAAATGCACGACAGTGA
- a CDS encoding DUF5666 domain-containing protein, which produces MLLRIIAVAAIVFSVHPVLAEEKEEREGGIVGTGIVGEITELGSILVNGQKIEIASDLPVMGSVPDISAGALKPGQTVAVVAALEGEAWRALGIRQVLPLVGPVEAVGDGSLSVLGTTIDLGALAITVNEGDWVAVSGFWRSERILVTAIEHLPDWQGPAQVSGTFFETDGVLPARIGASEIAGIDPQHISSGAFAHVTGTPIPGGIDASRLETTLFDAPVGIIQAEGFFSDPEPDGLYTVLGSGLISYTDRPEMVQSGTRTIQCGANGRLGVFAVNDLSSEQIETIRRKLDCL; this is translated from the coding sequence GTGCTCCTCCGTATCATTGCAGTTGCTGCCATTGTTTTCAGCGTGCACCCGGTATTAGCCGAAGAAAAGGAAGAACGCGAAGGCGGCATCGTCGGCACGGGGATTGTGGGTGAAATCACTGAACTCGGCAGTATCCTGGTCAATGGTCAGAAGATTGAAATCGCCAGCGACTTGCCCGTGATGGGGTCAGTCCCAGACATTTCCGCTGGCGCACTCAAACCGGGACAGACGGTGGCAGTCGTGGCAGCTCTGGAAGGCGAGGCGTGGCGGGCGCTCGGTATCCGGCAGGTGCTTCCACTTGTCGGGCCCGTGGAAGCGGTCGGCGACGGATCCCTGAGCGTCCTGGGTACGACCATCGACCTTGGAGCACTGGCGATTACAGTGAATGAAGGGGATTGGGTTGCGGTCAGCGGTTTCTGGCGTTCGGAGCGCATACTCGTAACGGCGATCGAGCACTTGCCGGACTGGCAAGGACCTGCCCAGGTAAGCGGAACATTCTTCGAAACAGACGGGGTTTTGCCTGCAAGGATAGGAGCCAGCGAAATTGCAGGGATAGATCCTCAACACATTTCTTCGGGAGCGTTTGCCCATGTTACTGGCACACCAATTCCCGGCGGGATTGACGCTAGCCGGCTTGAAACAACGCTTTTTGATGCTCCGGTCGGTATCATCCAGGCCGAGGGGTTCTTCTCCGACCCCGAGCCGGATGGACTTTACACCGTCCTTGGATCCGGACTGATATCCTACACGGATCGCCCCGAGATGGTTCAATCCGGAACCCGGACAATTCAATGCGGTGCCAACGGCAGGCTGGGTGTTTTTGCTGTCAACGATCTGTCGTCGGAACAGATCGAAACCATCCGCAGGAAACTGGATTGCCTTTAA
- a CDS encoding DUF6502 family protein, translating into MSTGPKDPFEIALADLLIPLAKAMVARGVTVATATEALKKSLVTAAEESSEDGLSDSKVSALTGIHRKDVKRLRSDEETVPAKRSCSAAALIIGYWSTSPEFQSENNAPRELSRKSKDGQPGFDDLVRLARIDMAPGTVLQTLLDQKLISALADGTYRLLGDAFVPTAGSAEQVAAYRATLSAHLAAATHNLIAGDDTPRHFDRAVRYSHLSAASVEELRALSSEKAQQFLQTINAKARQLQDRDEDDNQTGRFVAGTYILPTLPEDKEG; encoded by the coding sequence ATGTCGACTGGACCGAAGGACCCGTTTGAAATCGCGCTTGCCGATTTGCTAATACCCCTGGCAAAGGCAATGGTTGCGCGTGGGGTCACTGTCGCAACGGCGACGGAGGCGTTGAAGAAATCCCTGGTCACAGCTGCCGAGGAAAGCTCCGAAGATGGACTGAGCGACAGCAAGGTCAGCGCGCTGACCGGCATCCACCGCAAGGATGTCAAACGGTTGCGCAGCGACGAAGAGACCGTGCCCGCCAAACGCAGTTGCAGTGCAGCGGCGCTCATTATCGGCTACTGGTCGACCTCGCCGGAATTTCAGTCGGAAAACAATGCGCCGCGTGAACTCAGCCGAAAATCAAAGGATGGCCAACCCGGGTTTGACGATCTTGTGCGTCTGGCAAGAATAGACATGGCGCCCGGAACAGTTTTGCAGACGCTCCTCGACCAGAAGCTCATATCCGCGTTGGCAGACGGAACCTACAGGCTTTTGGGTGACGCATTTGTGCCGACGGCCGGAAGCGCCGAGCAGGTCGCCGCCTACCGGGCCACCTTGTCCGCACACCTGGCCGCCGCGACACACAACCTTATTGCAGGTGACGATACGCCCCGCCATTTCGATCGTGCCGTACGATATTCACATTTGTCTGCTGCATCGGTGGAAGAGTTGCGCGCCCTATCGTCAGAAAAGGCACAGCAGTTTCTTCAAACGATCAACGCAAAGGCACGCCAGTTGCAGGACCGGGACGAGGACGACAATCAGACAGGCCGGTTTGTGGCCGGTACGTACATCCTGCCGACGCTTCCAGAAGACAAGGAAGGGTGA